A window of the Rhea pennata isolate bPtePen1 chromosome 19, bPtePen1.pri, whole genome shotgun sequence genome harbors these coding sequences:
- the TRIM65 gene encoding E3 ubiquitin-protein ligase TRIM65 isoform X2, giving the protein MASVSQKLEEKLVCSICLELFRVAVTLPCGHNFCQQCIGDHWDKQEQEATRAKKGYTCPECRKSFERRPELKKNVTLCSVVELARTDEVQAAGAERPKAAQGGQCPRHGRPLELYCEDERRCICCVCTVRQCQHHRRVLFEEERSKKQGKQLKQDEIQQSASLLSDAGHRVSPPQATSFCTRFLSEPREADLGARRAASLSSAGCLCRPLQDLLRESLEKAQQETERIEQAMQELEKQTLSIQESSERLKLMVLNKFSHLEKALEDCQRQTVARIEQEQATALCQVEENWNCLKDYLDTLSHQREKAQDLLACPDDRTFLEEFPLIPSPESLEALPPVEFNVGMVEPLSEILTDISRLLLEDLPCSVAPKAADPVSPDQRNLTFDAETANKYLRLSSRNQRAKHPRSAGSPQQDHAARFELWQVLCAQSYGPGRHYWEVKVSSHSVVVGVTYRDIPRKWQPGCRFNIGLDNRSWGLQVREDCYLAWHKGRSEKIPQRLYQYLGVSLDYDSGVLSFYGLGDRTQLIHAFHHIFTEPLYPIFWLCEGRTITLCQRD; this is encoded by the exons cTGGTCTGCTCCATCTGCCTGGAGCTGTTCAGGGTGGCCGTGACCTTGCCCTGCGGGCACAACTTCTGCCAGCAATGCATCGGCGACCACTGGGacaagcaggagcaggaggccACCAGGGCCAAGAAGGGCTACACCTGTCCCGAGTGCCGGAAGAGCTTCGAGCGGCGCCCGGAGCTGAAGAAGAACGTGACCCTGTGCAGCGTGGTGGAGCTGGCGCGGACGGACGAGGTGCAGGCGGCGGGCGCCGAGAGGCCCAAGGCGGCGCAGGGCGGCCAGTGCCCGCGGCACGGGCGCCCGCTGGAGCTCTACTGCGAGGACGAGCGGCGGTGCATCTGCTGCGTCTGCACCGTGCGGCAGTGCCAGCACCACCGGCGGGTGCTCTTCGAGGAGGAACGCTCTAAAAAGCag GGGAAGCAGCTAAAACAGGATGAAATCCAGCAAAGCGCCTCACTTCTAAGTGATGCAGGGCACCGCGTCTCCCCTCCCCAAGCCACCTCCTTCTGCACGAGGTTTCTCTCAGAGCCCCGCGAGGCAGACCTGGGTGCGAGGCGAGCTGCTTCACTCTCCAGCGCAGGGTGTTTGTGCCGCCCTTTGCAGGACCTTCTGAGAGAGTCCCTGGAAAAAGCCCAGCAGGAGACGGAGAGGATCGAGCAGGCAATGCAGGAGCTGGAGAAGCAAACGCTCAGCATCCAG GAATCCTCTGAGAGGCTAAAGTTGATGGTTCTGAACAAATTTAGCCATCTGGAGAAAGCCTTGGAGGACTGCCAGCGGCAAACGGTGGCCAGGATCGAGCAAGAGCAAGCCACAGCGCTGTGTCAAGTGGAGGAGAACTGGAATTGCTTGAAGGACTACCTGGACACCCTCAGCCACCAGAGGGAGAAGGCTCAGGACCTGCTGGCCTGCCCTGACGACCGGACATTCCTTGAG GAATTCCCCCTGATCCCTTCTCCAGAGAGTCTGGAGGCATTGCCCCCTGTGGAGTTCAATGTGGGCATGGTAGAGCCCCTCTCTGAGATCCTCACGGACATCTCCAGGCTCTTGCTGGAAGACTTGCCTTGCTCTGTGGCCCCCAAAGCCGCTGACCCTGTATCTCCAG ACCAGCGAAACCTGACCTTCGACGCCGAGACGGCCAACAAGTACCTGCGCCTGTCGAGCCGAAACCAGAGGGCCAAGCAcccgcgcagcgccggcagcCCGCAGCAGGACCACGCCGCCCGCTTCGAGCTCTGGCAGGTGCTGTGCGCGCAGAGCTACGGCCCCGGCCGCCACTACTGGGAGGTGAAGGTCTCCAGCCACTCCGTTGTCGTGGGGGTGACGTACCGGGACATCCCTCGGAAATGGCAGCCGGGCTGCAGGTTCAACATCGGCCTGGACAACAGGTCGTGGGGGCTGCAGGTGCGGGAGGACTGTTACTTGGCCTGGCACAAGGGCCGGTCGGAGAAAATCCCGCAGCGCTTGTACCAGTACCTGGGGGTCAGCCTGGATTACGACAGCGGGGTCCTTTCCTTCTACGGCCTCGGGGACAGGACGCAGCTCATCCACGCTTTCCACCACATCTTCACAGAGCCCCTTTACCCCATCTTCTGGCTTTGCGAAGGCCGAACGATCACGCTGTGCCAGCGGGACTGA
- the TRIM65 gene encoding E3 ubiquitin-protein ligase TRIM65 isoform X3 produces the protein MASVSQKLEEKLVCSICLELFRVAVTLPCGHNFCQQCIGDHWDKQEQEATRAKKGYTCPECRKSFERRPELKKNVTLCSVVELARTDEVQAAGAERPKAAQGGQCPRHGRPLELYCEDERRCICCVCTVRQCQHHRRVLFEEERSKKQDLLRESLEKAQQETERIEQAMQELEKQTLSIQESSERLKLMVLNKFSHLEKALEDCQRQTVARIEQEQATALCQVEENWNCLKDYLDTLSHQREKAQDLLACPDDRTFLEEFPLIPSPESLEALPPVEFNVGMVEPLSEILTDISRLLLEDLPCSVAPKAADPVSPDLVQPETPAAVKAVAPLPPCQFRAELLKDQRNLTFDAETANKYLRLSSRNQRAKHPRSAGSPQQDHAARFELWQVLCAQSYGPGRHYWEVKVSSHSVVVGVTYRDIPRKWQPGCRFNIGLDNRSWGLQVREDCYLAWHKGRSEKIPQRLYQYLGVSLDYDSGVLSFYGLGDRTQLIHAFHHIFTEPLYPIFWLCEGRTITLCQRD, from the exons cTGGTCTGCTCCATCTGCCTGGAGCTGTTCAGGGTGGCCGTGACCTTGCCCTGCGGGCACAACTTCTGCCAGCAATGCATCGGCGACCACTGGGacaagcaggagcaggaggccACCAGGGCCAAGAAGGGCTACACCTGTCCCGAGTGCCGGAAGAGCTTCGAGCGGCGCCCGGAGCTGAAGAAGAACGTGACCCTGTGCAGCGTGGTGGAGCTGGCGCGGACGGACGAGGTGCAGGCGGCGGGCGCCGAGAGGCCCAAGGCGGCGCAGGGCGGCCAGTGCCCGCGGCACGGGCGCCCGCTGGAGCTCTACTGCGAGGACGAGCGGCGGTGCATCTGCTGCGTCTGCACCGTGCGGCAGTGCCAGCACCACCGGCGGGTGCTCTTCGAGGAGGAACGCTCTAAAAAGCag GACCTTCTGAGAGAGTCCCTGGAAAAAGCCCAGCAGGAGACGGAGAGGATCGAGCAGGCAATGCAGGAGCTGGAGAAGCAAACGCTCAGCATCCAG GAATCCTCTGAGAGGCTAAAGTTGATGGTTCTGAACAAATTTAGCCATCTGGAGAAAGCCTTGGAGGACTGCCAGCGGCAAACGGTGGCCAGGATCGAGCAAGAGCAAGCCACAGCGCTGTGTCAAGTGGAGGAGAACTGGAATTGCTTGAAGGACTACCTGGACACCCTCAGCCACCAGAGGGAGAAGGCTCAGGACCTGCTGGCCTGCCCTGACGACCGGACATTCCTTGAG GAATTCCCCCTGATCCCTTCTCCAGAGAGTCTGGAGGCATTGCCCCCTGTGGAGTTCAATGTGGGCATGGTAGAGCCCCTCTCTGAGATCCTCACGGACATCTCCAGGCTCTTGCTGGAAGACTTGCCTTGCTCTGTGGCCCCCAAAGCCGCTGACCCTGTATCTCCAG ATCTGGTCCAGCCCGAGACACCAGCAGCGGTGAAGGCGGTGGCCCCTCTCCCCCCGTGCCAGTTCCGAGCTGAGCTTCTGAAGG ACCAGCGAAACCTGACCTTCGACGCCGAGACGGCCAACAAGTACCTGCGCCTGTCGAGCCGAAACCAGAGGGCCAAGCAcccgcgcagcgccggcagcCCGCAGCAGGACCACGCCGCCCGCTTCGAGCTCTGGCAGGTGCTGTGCGCGCAGAGCTACGGCCCCGGCCGCCACTACTGGGAGGTGAAGGTCTCCAGCCACTCCGTTGTCGTGGGGGTGACGTACCGGGACATCCCTCGGAAATGGCAGCCGGGCTGCAGGTTCAACATCGGCCTGGACAACAGGTCGTGGGGGCTGCAGGTGCGGGAGGACTGTTACTTGGCCTGGCACAAGGGCCGGTCGGAGAAAATCCCGCAGCGCTTGTACCAGTACCTGGGGGTCAGCCTGGATTACGACAGCGGGGTCCTTTCCTTCTACGGCCTCGGGGACAGGACGCAGCTCATCCACGCTTTCCACCACATCTTCACAGAGCCCCTTTACCCCATCTTCTGGCTTTGCGAAGGCCGAACGATCACGCTGTGCCAGCGGGACTGA
- the TRIM65 gene encoding E3 ubiquitin-protein ligase TRIM65 isoform X1 has product MASVSQKLEEKLVCSICLELFRVAVTLPCGHNFCQQCIGDHWDKQEQEATRAKKGYTCPECRKSFERRPELKKNVTLCSVVELARTDEVQAAGAERPKAAQGGQCPRHGRPLELYCEDERRCICCVCTVRQCQHHRRVLFEEERSKKQGKQLKQDEIQQSASLLSDAGHRVSPPQATSFCTRFLSEPREADLGARRAASLSSAGCLCRPLQDLLRESLEKAQQETERIEQAMQELEKQTLSIQESSERLKLMVLNKFSHLEKALEDCQRQTVARIEQEQATALCQVEENWNCLKDYLDTLSHQREKAQDLLACPDDRTFLEEFPLIPSPESLEALPPVEFNVGMVEPLSEILTDISRLLLEDLPCSVAPKAADPVSPDLVQPETPAAVKAVAPLPPCQFRAELLKDQRNLTFDAETANKYLRLSSRNQRAKHPRSAGSPQQDHAARFELWQVLCAQSYGPGRHYWEVKVSSHSVVVGVTYRDIPRKWQPGCRFNIGLDNRSWGLQVREDCYLAWHKGRSEKIPQRLYQYLGVSLDYDSGVLSFYGLGDRTQLIHAFHHIFTEPLYPIFWLCEGRTITLCQRD; this is encoded by the exons cTGGTCTGCTCCATCTGCCTGGAGCTGTTCAGGGTGGCCGTGACCTTGCCCTGCGGGCACAACTTCTGCCAGCAATGCATCGGCGACCACTGGGacaagcaggagcaggaggccACCAGGGCCAAGAAGGGCTACACCTGTCCCGAGTGCCGGAAGAGCTTCGAGCGGCGCCCGGAGCTGAAGAAGAACGTGACCCTGTGCAGCGTGGTGGAGCTGGCGCGGACGGACGAGGTGCAGGCGGCGGGCGCCGAGAGGCCCAAGGCGGCGCAGGGCGGCCAGTGCCCGCGGCACGGGCGCCCGCTGGAGCTCTACTGCGAGGACGAGCGGCGGTGCATCTGCTGCGTCTGCACCGTGCGGCAGTGCCAGCACCACCGGCGGGTGCTCTTCGAGGAGGAACGCTCTAAAAAGCag GGGAAGCAGCTAAAACAGGATGAAATCCAGCAAAGCGCCTCACTTCTAAGTGATGCAGGGCACCGCGTCTCCCCTCCCCAAGCCACCTCCTTCTGCACGAGGTTTCTCTCAGAGCCCCGCGAGGCAGACCTGGGTGCGAGGCGAGCTGCTTCACTCTCCAGCGCAGGGTGTTTGTGCCGCCCTTTGCAGGACCTTCTGAGAGAGTCCCTGGAAAAAGCCCAGCAGGAGACGGAGAGGATCGAGCAGGCAATGCAGGAGCTGGAGAAGCAAACGCTCAGCATCCAG GAATCCTCTGAGAGGCTAAAGTTGATGGTTCTGAACAAATTTAGCCATCTGGAGAAAGCCTTGGAGGACTGCCAGCGGCAAACGGTGGCCAGGATCGAGCAAGAGCAAGCCACAGCGCTGTGTCAAGTGGAGGAGAACTGGAATTGCTTGAAGGACTACCTGGACACCCTCAGCCACCAGAGGGAGAAGGCTCAGGACCTGCTGGCCTGCCCTGACGACCGGACATTCCTTGAG GAATTCCCCCTGATCCCTTCTCCAGAGAGTCTGGAGGCATTGCCCCCTGTGGAGTTCAATGTGGGCATGGTAGAGCCCCTCTCTGAGATCCTCACGGACATCTCCAGGCTCTTGCTGGAAGACTTGCCTTGCTCTGTGGCCCCCAAAGCCGCTGACCCTGTATCTCCAG ATCTGGTCCAGCCCGAGACACCAGCAGCGGTGAAGGCGGTGGCCCCTCTCCCCCCGTGCCAGTTCCGAGCTGAGCTTCTGAAGG ACCAGCGAAACCTGACCTTCGACGCCGAGACGGCCAACAAGTACCTGCGCCTGTCGAGCCGAAACCAGAGGGCCAAGCAcccgcgcagcgccggcagcCCGCAGCAGGACCACGCCGCCCGCTTCGAGCTCTGGCAGGTGCTGTGCGCGCAGAGCTACGGCCCCGGCCGCCACTACTGGGAGGTGAAGGTCTCCAGCCACTCCGTTGTCGTGGGGGTGACGTACCGGGACATCCCTCGGAAATGGCAGCCGGGCTGCAGGTTCAACATCGGCCTGGACAACAGGTCGTGGGGGCTGCAGGTGCGGGAGGACTGTTACTTGGCCTGGCACAAGGGCCGGTCGGAGAAAATCCCGCAGCGCTTGTACCAGTACCTGGGGGTCAGCCTGGATTACGACAGCGGGGTCCTTTCCTTCTACGGCCTCGGGGACAGGACGCAGCTCATCCACGCTTTCCACCACATCTTCACAGAGCCCCTTTACCCCATCTTCTGGCTTTGCGAAGGCCGAACGATCACGCTGTGCCAGCGGGACTGA